CCATAGGTGTGTGAACGGCTGAGCGCTTCCCGGCGGCCGCGCATCCTGGTCGGTCAGAAAAATCAGCCCGCGGTGCCTCGCATCGTCCAAAATGGAGTTCAACGCCTTCTTTTCATCTGTGCCTTGCGGAAAATCCTGATACCCGTAGGCGATGGCGACCTTGTCCCATTCGCCGACACCTGACGTGTAAGCGTTCGAAAGATCGAGCGTGCTGTCTTTGGTGATTGTGACCAAAGGATAAGGATAGTCCATCACCGAGGCGCGGTTGACCGTGCTTGAAATGTAGTTGTGTCCGAGGCCGAGCGTGTGACCTACTTCGTGCGCGGCGAGCTGCCGTAATCGTGCAAGAACCATCTTCTCGAGCTCGGCGGACACAGGTTTCCCTTTTTCGTATGGAGCGAGCAACCCTTCGGCAATGAGATAATCCTGCCGGTCCCGGAGCGAACCAAGAGAGACAGCTCCCTTCATGATCTCTCCCGTCCGAGGATCTGAGACAGAACCACCGTACGACCAGCCACGCGTTGCACGGTGAACCCATTGAATGATATTGTAGCGAATGTCCATCGGGTCCGCCCCTGCGGGCATCAGCTCGACGCGAAAAGCATTCTTGAATCCCGCTGCTTCGAACGCTTTGGTCCACCAGCCGGCTCCCTCAACGAGAGCAGTGCGGATCGGTTCCGGTGCACCGCGATCGACGTAATAGACAATCGGATTCAACACTTCACTCATTGCTGCATCGGGATGCATTTTCTGCAGACGATGACGGGCAATGAAGCGCTTGACGACCGGTTCGCTTAACGGAGCCGCGAAATCCATGTAACTTATTCCAAAGAATCCCGCCCGGGGATCAAACGCACGTGGCTTGTAGTTTGCATCTGGCAGTTGGGCAAACGATTGATGTTCCCGCACAGTGATCGCCTGAGGAGTCGGCACAACCTGCCGGACCCATTGTCCCGGATCTTCTCCGGTGAACGTGAGCGTTACTTCCACTTCGGTATTCTTCGGGAAGTTCTTTGTTCGCGGGAGATAGAATGCGCAGCGGGACAAGTCGAGGCGGTACATTCCCTGGTTTGACTGCTTCAAACTGCCAATGACGTCGTGGGAGTCGCGGAGATAGAACGAAGTAGCGTCGACGAGGACGCGCGAGCCCTCCTCAGCAGCCACATCAAATCCCCACAACACAGATTGTGCAAATGCTTCTTCGACAGCGCGTAATTCATCAGCATTTGTACTACCGGCCCGGTAATCATAGTTTGGCTGAACTAGAAGGACCTTCGGTCCCGATCGTTCGAATTTGACAACCTTTTCGCCTCCGATTTGCCCCCGATCGAGCCCGATGTCGTTCGACCCGATACCGGCAGGGAGAGAACTTACGTAGAGAAACTCACTGCTCCATTTGTCGATTTCGAGCCAGAGTTTGCCCGCTTTGGAGTCCCAGTAGAATGTGAAGTAGCCTGGAAATTTCTCCATGCCCGGAACTTTGTCGGCTATCGTGGCTGGCTTGGTCTCGGTCTTCGTCTGGGCTGATGAAAGTGCAGGTATCACGAGAGCAGTTATCAGAAGAATCACCAATCGCTTCATGCATGCGCCTCGTTCTGATGGAAGAAAAGTGTGAGGAAAAAGGTAGAGAAGAGAGGGGGTAAAATCAATTCAATTCTAACAAGTCAGCTGGCACCTGACGTCCCCTCTCGTGTGAGGCGTTGTGCGTTGAGAGAGGGGAGCAGAGGGGTGTGTGCTCTTGATCGGCACGCGGAAAAGAAAAAACACACACCCCTTACATCCCCTCTTCCCGTAACTCATGCCTGCCCACAGAGGGGACTGTCAAAACTTCGGAAAGAATGAAGACGAAGGTGTTTGTCACAACCCGTCGCTCGCGTCTTCCGGGGGCACTTCATTGACCGGTGGAATGGAAGTCCTTGGTCGAACGAGACCAACGGGACGCAGAGTCTTTGGCGTTGGAGGTGGAAAGAACTCTGCGCGAATATCGAAAACGATATAGTACACAGTCACGCCAACTGCGCCGAGCAAACTGATGGTTCCAAGAAACGCGACCACGGCTGCGAGATCCCCAGCAGAATCCATGATTCCCAGGTATCCGCACAACCATCGCCAGTCGTGCATCGCATGGCGCGAGATGAGCGTAAGCTGCTGCTTGGGAGCATCCGCGATGTAAATGGACACATTGATCATGTTCTGCCCGAGCCAGTAGAGTGTCGCCATGAGTGTCCGGGGGCCGCTCGTTCGCAGGAAGACGACAATCGTCGTAACGGGGATGATGAACTGAATGAGGGATCCCCCTAGAAAATGCATGAACTGCCCGAGGAACCTGAAAATCCCGTGCCCCCCCTCGTGGATGAACAAATCGATGGTGTCGATGATCCAGACAACGAAAGGCATGTCGTGACGGCCGTGCGGTGTCTGATAATCGGTTGCGAGGTAGAGGGAGAGATATCCCAGGAGTATCAGAAAAAGAACCTCAACGGCTATCAGGGCGCGTTTCATCAAAATGGCTGTTTGAGGAGTATTGGAGTGAGATTGCTGGAAAAGCTCCGGGAATGTAGACAACATGGTAACGAAAGTCAATTCGCAGAAATGAGAACAGCAACTTTTTCCGGGTTTCACCATCTCTCTTGTGAGAGGTTGACAGTGACGGTCGGAGTGCTAACTTACGTGCATACTCCAATCATTATCAGAAAACAATCGTGCAGCCGGTCAGAGACGAACAAATCGATGAACGCTCTTTGATTGATGGGGGACAGTCGTTCGTCCACGTCTACCATCGGTACAAGCATAGGGTCTACGCATATTGCTACCGGCTTCTCCGGCATCCGCAGAACGCCGAAGATGCGACGCAGGAGACCTTCATCAAGATCCATCGGTCTCTTGGTCAACTCGAAAACGTCGCGTCGTTGCAGGCGTGGATTTTTTCGATAGCGCGCAACGAATCGTTCACGATTCTCCGCCGGTTGCGGCCGACAGAAGAATTGGAAACAGAGTCAGAGAATATGTGGGATGAGGAGGGACCGCTCGACAAGGTGGTTCAGAAGGAAAGAGTTGCGGTGGTTCAGCATTGTCTGGGACTTCTGAAGCCGACCTATCGTGAACTTCTCATACTCAAGGAATACGAGCAGCTCTCGTATGCAGAAATATCCCAGGTCACGGGAGCCACGCAAAGCGCCATCAAATCGGGGTTGTTCAAAGCCAGGCGGGCGATGGGAAGAAAGTTGGATTCGATACTGAAGGAAAGGAATGAGTTATGAAGTGTGAAGAGTACCAGGAGCAGGTGAGCGCGTTGATTGACAACGAGCTGGCGGATCAGGCGTCGGAGATGTTGTTTGAGCACCTGAGCAGGTGTTCTGCCTGCAGAGCGGCACTTCGCTCAGGATTGGAGTTGAGGGAAAACCTGAAGGAAGACCTGCCTCCATTGGCGCCGAAAGAACTGGATGAACGGGTGATGACCGCGGTGGCGCGCCGCAAGCAGGGCGAACCCGATCGCGCAGCCATCCCGGCAACGATCTGGCAGCGAAGGTTCTCAATGCGGGTTCCTGTAGCTGCGGTTGCCATATTTCTGCTCATCTTTGGAAGCGTCCTGCTGTCGGCGATCTGGGCTGAATCCAATCAAACCGCCGATGTTCGAAGAGTTCAGACAGTATTTCTCACTGCCATTCCGGCCGTGGAAGTCCGTGCGTATACAATGCAGCCAATGACGACAATTCAATAGGGAGGCGATATGAAATGCGGCCACGAGCGAATGCTGATGCTGAGTCTTATGCTGCCCTTGGCAGTACTTGCACAGCAAAGTCCGGATATCTCAGTAGCGGTCCGGGATGAAGTGAAGCTGGATTCGGCGATGTTGAATCAGGATCCAAAAAAGACGAAAGAACCACCGGCGGACTACGTCCAGTACGATCAACCGCCGGAAGTAATCCAGCAATTCCAACCTGACTATCCGAGTGAGGCGCTCAGCAAGAAGCTGGAAGGAAATGTCTGGCTGAAACTTTGGATCGGCGAAACGGGAACGGTCGTTGAGGCGAAAGTCCAAAAGAGTGACGCAGAAATATTCAACAAGTCGGCAATCGAGGCAGGTATGCGATGGACGTTCAAGCCTGCGGTCGTGAACGGTAAACCGATCGCAGTGTGGGTTTCAGTACCTTTCAAGTTCAAACTGTATGAGGGGAAAGAGGCGCCGTCCATAGGCCCGGGAGTGAAGGCACCGGAGATGAAACCAAAAATCAGAAATTTGCGGGAAGAGATGCCTCCGGCAGACTATGTTCCGTACGAGAAACCACCGGAAGCGATCAAGCAAGTACCTGCGAAATACCCGCCTGCTGCAAAAAAGGACAACGTACAAGGGACGGTATGGCTGAAAACGCTGGTGGATGAAGAGGGGCGGGTTGCCAAGGTTGAAATTCAGAAGAGCGAGGCAGAAGTGCTGAATCAGGCAGCCGTGGACGCCGTGCATCAATGGGTTTTCAAACCCGCAATCATGAAGGGGAAACCAATCGCAGTTTGGGTGTCAATTCCATTCCGGTTTGTGCTCGACGATGATAAGGCGAAGTCCCCAAAGAAATAAGCTCGCTGCGTCACGGCAGACCCGACAGGTCTCACTAGAGTCTCAAAGAAAACTGTCGGGTCTACCTGGAAAAGTTCAACATGGAAACCCGCCAGACACTCGTGTCCGGCGGGTTTTGCTATTTCTGTCCTCCAGGCCTGTGGCAGCTTCCCGTGACGTTGTTGTTTCTCACACTTGACAATCTCAGAAATTTCCTTATATTCTAAGGTAGCATCGAATCTGGCATTATTTATTTAAGTCAACTCTCCCATTCTACTAACTTACTAAGGCTCTTGCCGGAATGAAGAAAATCGAAGCCATTATCCGCCCGCACAAGCTGGATGAAGTGCGGGAAGCCCTCCTTGAAGCAGGATTCCACGGCATGACCATAGTTGAGGTAAAGGGATTTGGGAGGCAGAAAGGACACACCGAGGTGTATCGCGGATCAGAGTACAAAGTCGATTTCCTCCCAAAGGTAAAACTCGAGCTTGTCGTTCCAGATGATCGCTTGGAATCCGCGATCGCAATCATCCTCAAAGGAGCAAAAACAGGTCAGGTTGGAGATGGCAAGATCTTTGTCATGCCCGCCGACGAAGTCATCCGCGTCCGTACGGAGGAGTCTGGTGAGGATGCGTTGTGAGAGAATATAGAATGGAGAATGCAGAATTCAGAATAGCTCTCACCATTCCGGATTCCGACTCCTGTCTTCTGAATTCTACTATCAGTTACCACTTACCTGGAGAGTGCTCTTGAAAATCGATACCGGTGACACCGCCTGGCTGCTCATTTCCACCGCCCTCGTTATGCTCATGACACCAGGGCTGGCACTGTTCTACGGGGGAATGGTCCGGCAGAAAAACGTTCTCGGAACGCTCATGCAAAGCTTCATCGCACTCGGTGTCGTATCTGTGCAATGGGTTTTGATCGGCTACAGTCTGGCGTTCGGTCCTGATATCGGTCACGTGATCGGCGGACTTCAATGGATCGGCCTGCAGGGCGTTGGCCTCGAGCCCAATCCCGATTAC
Above is a window of Ignavibacteriales bacterium DNA encoding:
- a CDS encoding zf-HC2 domain-containing protein codes for the protein MKCEEYQEQVSALIDNELADQASEMLFEHLSRCSACRAALRSGLELRENLKEDLPPLAPKELDERVMTAVARRKQGEPDRAAIPATIWQRRFSMRVPVAAVAIFLLIFGSVLLSAIWAESNQTADVRRVQTVFLTAIPAVEVRAYTMQPMTTIQ
- a CDS encoding energy transducer TonB; protein product: MKCGHERMLMLSLMLPLAVLAQQSPDISVAVRDEVKLDSAMLNQDPKKTKEPPADYVQYDQPPEVIQQFQPDYPSEALSKKLEGNVWLKLWIGETGTVVEAKVQKSDAEIFNKSAIEAGMRWTFKPAVVNGKPIAVWVSVPFKFKLYEGKEAPSIGPGVKAPEMKPKIRNLREEMPPADYVPYEKPPEAIKQVPAKYPPAAKKDNVQGTVWLKTLVDEEGRVAKVEIQKSEAEVLNQAAVDAVHQWVFKPAIMKGKPIAVWVSIPFRFVLDDDKAKSPKK
- a CDS encoding zinc-dependent metalloprotease — its product is MKRLVILLITALVIPALSSAQTKTETKPATIADKVPGMEKFPGYFTFYWDSKAGKLWLEIDKWSSEFLYVSSLPAGIGSNDIGLDRGQIGGEKVVKFERSGPKVLLVQPNYDYRAGSTNADELRAVEEAFAQSVLWGFDVAAEEGSRVLVDATSFYLRDSHDVIGSLKQSNQGMYRLDLSRCAFYLPRTKNFPKNTEVEVTLTFTGEDPGQWVRQVVPTPQAITVREHQSFAQLPDANYKPRAFDPRAGFFGISYMDFAAPLSEPVVKRFIARHRLQKMHPDAAMSEVLNPIVYYVDRGAPEPIRTALVEGAGWWTKAFEAAGFKNAFRVELMPAGADPMDIRYNIIQWVHRATRGWSYGGSVSDPRTGEIMKGAVSLGSLRDRQDYLIAEGLLAPYEKGKPVSAELEKMVLARLRQLAAHEVGHTLGLGHNYISSTVNRASVMDYPYPLVTITKDSTLDLSNAYTSGVGEWDKVAIAYGYQDFPQGTDEKKALNSILDDARHRGLIFLTDQDARPPGSAQPFTHLWDNGTNAVDELLRFMRVRSIALSRFGENNIRPGAPLATLEEALVPLYLGHRYQIEAAAKVLGGVNYTYALRDDGQVPTALVPAGEQRRALDALLNTIAPASLTLPESILKLIPPHPAGYERHRELFSSRTGLTFDALAPAEVLANHTVSFILNSDRASRLVQQCARDASQPGLDEVMDKLITKTWKTTRALGFQAEVQRSVNYVVMYNLMSLASMDRATPQVRAVATLKLSELRNWLAAESKPVKDPNQRAQNLFAFSEIERFLQDPKKVSIPRPVEAPPGQPIGDFGYEFE
- a CDS encoding RNA polymerase sigma factor, encoding MQPVRDEQIDERSLIDGGQSFVHVYHRYKHRVYAYCYRLLRHPQNAEDATQETFIKIHRSLGQLENVASLQAWIFSIARNESFTILRRLRPTEELETESENMWDEEGPLDKVVQKERVAVVQHCLGLLKPTYRELLILKEYEQLSYAEISQVTGATQSAIKSGLFKARRAMGRKLDSILKERNEL
- a CDS encoding P-II family nitrogen regulator, translated to MKKIEAIIRPHKLDEVREALLEAGFHGMTIVEVKGFGRQKGHTEVYRGSEYKVDFLPKVKLELVVPDDRLESAIAIILKGAKTGQVGDGKIFVMPADEVIRVRTEESGEDAL